In Desulfolutivibrio sulfodismutans DSM 3696, the genomic stretch CAATGCTTCAGGTGGGCGTTTTTTATTTAACGAAGCATTTTATCAAAGCAATGGCATTACTCTTAGTTTTTATGAGCCTGTCAATCTGCAATACTTAACAGGTACGTTTGATTTTGTTCCTGATCTTTCGGTTATTGACACGTTGATGTGGCTCTCAAATACTGAGCTTCAACTTAGATTGTAGCTATATAATTTATATGAGACCGCTGCACAATCCTCTGATGTCGTTACGGAATTCTCTCGAAAGGTCTCGGTCGTCTGTTTCCGCCGTCGTTTAGCCGACAGCGCTGATCTTGTTTCACCTTGAGGCGGCGTTCGTCACTCCTTAGCGTAAGTGTTCCTCAACATCCCGCTTTGAGCACCGCTTTTTTCAAGTTGAAAGCCATAGCGTTGAGTAAAAATTCAAGTTCAACCTTGGCTACCCCCAGGTAACGCGTCCGGAAGAAGCCATAACTTCTTTTGAGCGTTCCGAAAGCCCGTTCCACCTTCGACCGGACGCTGCTAACTTGACGATTTGCCGCTTTTTCGGCGGGGTTCAGCGCACGGTTGCGAGCGGCCTTATGCATGATGCCGTCGGCAAGTCTCCGAGCTTGGAGCACATGCCTGTTCAACTGGCTGCTGTATCCCTTGTCCGCATAGATGCGGCCCCCTGGCATGGGGCCAATCTCATCAAGAATATCCACGAATTCCTGCGTATCCGAACGGTTGGCGGGCGTGACATGGCCGCCGAGGAGAAAGCCGTCCCGGCTGTCCGTGGCCGCATGGACTTTGTAGCCGTAATAAGCCCGGTTCCCTTTGCGCAACCAGGCCGCATCGGCGTCATCGGAGTAGCTGATGGTTACGTCCGACGCCTCGTCGTCATCTTCCTCGCGATCTTCGGGAAGAATATCGATTACTTTGAGGGGGCGGCGCGAGGAGGTGATGACGCTCGCGTCCACGATGGCTCCTTCACGTACCAGTAAGCCGCGCCGCTGGAGTTGATGGTTGAGTTTGTCCAGAAGCCGCTTCAAGACGTTTTTTTCAAGCAGGCTCTGCCGAAACCGGCAAATGGTCGAGGAATCGGGCACCTCGTCATGATCAAGGGAAAGGCCCACGAATCGGACAAAGGACAACCGATCGTACAAGCATTCCTCCACCGCCGCGTCGCTCAGGTTGTACCACCTCTGGAGCAGAAGGATTTTAAACATCGGCAACGGTGCATATGCAGGATTACCAACGGCATTGACGACTCGGCTGAGCTTTTTTCGAAGAAGCTTCTCAAACGGCTTCCAATCAATGAGGCGATCAATCTCATCCAGAAAGCATTCCTTGTGCCTGCGATGGGACACGACGTA encodes the following:
- a CDS encoding IS5 family transposase translates to MSERNSNKPGIADYVVSHRRHKECFLDEIDRLIDWKPFEKLLRKKLSRVVNAVGNPAYAPLPMFKILLLQRWYNLSDAAVEECLYDRLSFVRFVGLSLDHDEVPDSSTICRFRQSLLEKNVLKRLLDKLNHQLQRRGLLVREGAIVDASVITSSRRPLKVIDILPEDREEDDDEASDVTISYSDDADAAWLRKGNRAYYGYKVHAATDSRDGFLLGGHVTPANRSDTQEFVDILDEIGPMPGGRIYADKGYSSQLNRHVLQARRLADGIMHKAARNRALNPAEKAANRQVSSVRSKVERAFGTLKRSYGFFRTRYLGVAKVELEFLLNAMAFNLKKAVLKAGC